A genomic segment from Candidatus Brocadia sinica JPN1 encodes:
- a CDS encoding 1-deoxy-D-xylulose-5-phosphate reductoisomerase, which yields MKNIVVLGSTGSIGKNTLEVARNLKDKFRVIGLSSNSRWELLADQVEEFKPRYVALNDCQFAEKLKYRFQNNQLKILMGGNCLKEIVLHPEVDIVVSAVVGAVGLPAAIATIEQGKTLALANKESLVMAGHIVMSLARKDQILPVDSEHSAIFQSLHSGKPAEVKRVIITASGGPFYDYPADKLSDVKPAQALKHPTWQMGQKITIDSATLMNKALEIIEAKWLFDLKVEQIDVVIHPQSIIHSMVEFCDGSVIAQMGMPDMKVPIQYALTYPERSPLCVRPLDLSSIGSLTFKKPDMEKFPALRLGYQAAREGGTMGATLNAANEVAVQAFLNGQIQFTEITSYVEKVINNHHFIKNPCLEDILAADVWARQEIKKCLM from the coding sequence ATGAAAAATATTGTCGTCCTCGGTTCCACAGGCTCTATCGGTAAAAATACCCTGGAAGTCGCTCGAAATTTAAAGGATAAGTTTCGGGTGATTGGTTTGTCTTCAAACTCACGCTGGGAATTACTGGCAGACCAGGTCGAGGAATTCAAACCCAGATATGTTGCCTTAAATGATTGTCAATTCGCTGAAAAGTTGAAATACCGCTTTCAGAACAATCAACTGAAAATACTAATGGGAGGCAATTGTCTTAAAGAAATTGTTCTGCACCCTGAAGTGGATATTGTAGTTTCAGCCGTAGTGGGGGCGGTGGGCTTACCCGCTGCTATTGCGACAATAGAGCAGGGAAAGACCCTTGCTCTGGCCAATAAGGAATCACTGGTTATGGCTGGCCATATTGTGATGTCACTGGCCAGAAAAGATCAGATATTACCTGTAGATAGTGAACATAGCGCAATATTTCAGTCCCTTCATTCCGGTAAGCCAGCTGAGGTTAAGCGGGTTATTATTACCGCGTCAGGTGGTCCTTTTTATGACTACCCTGCAGATAAACTTTCCGATGTAAAGCCTGCACAGGCCCTAAAGCATCCTACGTGGCAGATGGGACAAAAAATTACCATAGATTCAGCCACTTTGATGAATAAGGCGCTGGAGATTATTGAGGCTAAATGGCTTTTTGATCTGAAGGTTGAACAAATAGACGTTGTTATACATCCACAATCGATTATCCATTCTATGGTTGAATTTTGTGATGGGTCGGTTATTGCTCAGATGGGAATGCCGGACATGAAGGTGCCAATCCAATATGCCTTAACATATCCGGAAAGAAGTCCTCTCTGTGTTCGGCCGTTGGATTTGTCAAGTATAGGAAGTCTTACTTTCAAAAAACCCGATATGGAAAAATTCCCCGCTCTGAGGCTGGGTTATCAGGCAGCCCGGGAAGGAGGTACGATGGGGGCGACGCTCAACGCTGCCAATGAGGTGGCAGTACAAGCATTCCTGAACGGTCAAATTCAATTTACAGAAATTACGTCATATGTAGAAAAGGTGATAAATAATCACCACTTTATTAAAAATCCTTGCCTGGAGGATATCCTTGCGGCAGACGTCTGGGCAAGACAGGAGATAAAAAAATGCCTTATGTAA
- the ispG gene encoding flavodoxin-dependent (E)-4-hydroxy-3-methylbut-2-enyl-diphosphate synthase codes for MIQRRKTRVVNVGGVLIGGDNPISVQTMTKTHTEDIDATVQQIKELEAIGCHIVRVAVPTIVTARCLGAIKRQIGIPLVADIHFGHHLALEAIAQEADKIRINPGNMKDKKKLEEVVIAAKNKGIPIRIGVNSGSVRGEGDEHEVLTTLMVKTVLKYCEHFESLGFRDIVLSLKASDVPSTLDAYRSIATQCDYPLHLGVTAAGPPSLATIKSAIGIGGLLSEGIGDTLRVSYTGASELEVKAGYDILEALGLYKRKGAELISCPTCGRCEIDLVRIVEQVRQRLPGDKKHLQIAIMGCVVNGPGEAREVDIGIAGGKGFGFLFKKGEKVRKIPEDRMVDELLEEIAHMA; via the coding sequence ATGATTCAACGACGTAAAACACGGGTGGTTAATGTTGGTGGTGTACTGATTGGGGGAGATAATCCCATTTCTGTGCAGACCATGACAAAGACCCATACCGAGGACATCGATGCCACAGTGCAGCAGATCAAAGAACTTGAGGCGATCGGATGTCATATAGTTCGGGTAGCAGTGCCGACGATTGTTACTGCCAGGTGTCTCGGTGCCATTAAGAGGCAGATAGGCATTCCGCTTGTGGCTGATATACACTTTGGGCATCACCTTGCTCTGGAGGCTATCGCCCAGGAGGCCGATAAGATACGAATCAACCCGGGAAACATGAAGGACAAGAAAAAGCTGGAAGAGGTGGTAATTGCGGCTAAAAATAAGGGGATTCCTATTCGTATCGGAGTTAATTCTGGCTCTGTGCGTGGCGAAGGAGACGAACACGAAGTGCTAACCACACTGATGGTAAAAACCGTCTTAAAATATTGTGAGCACTTTGAATCACTGGGGTTTCGAGACATTGTGTTGTCGCTTAAGGCATCAGACGTTCCTTCAACCCTGGATGCTTATAGATCGATAGCAACCCAGTGTGACTACCCGTTGCATTTAGGTGTTACAGCGGCGGGACCACCGAGCCTGGCGACGATCAAGTCCGCTATTGGTATCGGAGGTTTGCTTTCCGAAGGTATTGGCGATACCTTGCGGGTTTCTTACACGGGTGCCTCTGAATTGGAGGTCAAGGCTGGATATGATATCCTTGAAGCACTCGGTCTTTACAAGCGCAAGGGGGCTGAACTCATTTCCTGTCCTACGTGTGGACGGTGTGAAATCGATTTGGTGCGCATTGTAGAACAGGTTAGACAACGTTTGCCAGGAGATAAGAAGCACCTGCAAATTGCTATCATGGGATGTGTGGTAAATGGTCCTGGAGAGGCTCGGGAAGTTGATATCGGTATTGCTGGTGGCAAGGGGTTTGGATTTCTTTTCAAGAAAGGCGAAAAGGTACGAAAGATACCGGAAGACCGCATGGTAGATGAACTTTTAGAAGAAATTGCCCACATGGCGTAA
- a CDS encoding carboxypeptidase regulatory-like domain-containing protein, producing the protein MKKYLITGILAISCVAFSSNSLVWAQAEEKKALTAEEAAEAMKKLEDAQQKLKRVIRNLPKVDNAGSITGVVTCQKMRNNADAIVFIEKVGDNKFDPPSEHAIVDQLNLTYVPRVVAMQKGTTVDFPNSDAVRHNVFSPPTAALQFNLGTYPTGVVKEVLFDVVGETPLLCNVHSEMAGFAVSFENPYFAMTDKDGNYTIEGVPPGKYVVKTWHEKLKELSQEVTVEAGKAATANFDLKRRR; encoded by the coding sequence ATGAAAAAATATCTTATTACAGGTATACTTGCTATTTCGTGCGTAGCGTTTTCTTCCAATTCGCTTGTATGGGCTCAAGCGGAGGAAAAGAAGGCGTTAACGGCTGAAGAAGCTGCCGAAGCGATGAAAAAATTAGAAGATGCACAGCAAAAGTTAAAAAGGGTAATCAGAAACTTGCCAAAAGTGGATAATGCGGGTTCTATTACCGGCGTTGTCACTTGTCAAAAGATGAGGAATAATGCCGATGCTATTGTATTTATAGAAAAAGTAGGGGATAATAAGTTCGATCCTCCGTCAGAGCATGCGATTGTTGATCAGCTTAATCTTACGTATGTGCCTCGCGTTGTTGCTATGCAGAAAGGTACTACCGTAGATTTCCCAAACAGCGATGCAGTGCGACACAATGTGTTTTCACCTCCTACCGCAGCCTTGCAATTTAATTTGGGGACGTATCCGACAGGTGTTGTAAAAGAAGTGCTTTTTGATGTTGTTGGTGAGACTCCGCTCCTTTGCAATGTTCATAGTGAAATGGCTGGTTTTGCAGTTTCCTTTGAAAATCCTTATTTTGCAATGACTGATAAGGATGGAAACTATACCATCGAAGGGGTTCCTCCCGGCAAGTATGTAGTAAAAACATGGCACGAAAAACTGAAGGAACTATCACAGGAAGTTACGGTAGAGGCAGGGAAGGCTGCTACTGCAAATTTTGATCTGAAAAGAAGAAGATAG